One genomic region from Grus americana isolate bGruAme1 chromosome 15, bGruAme1.mat, whole genome shotgun sequence encodes:
- the POLR3E gene encoding DNA-directed RNA polymerase III subunit RPC5, which yields MANEEDDPIIQEIDVFLARSLLEKLYLFQYPIRPASMTYDDVTHLSAKIKPKQQKVELEMAIDTLNPNYCRSKGEQIALNVDGTCTDETSTYSSKLMDKQTFCSSQAASNVSRYAAAVYKKGELHLTPLHGILQLRPSFTYLDKADAKHREREAANEGGDSSQDEAEDDVKQITVRFSRPETEQARQRRVQSYEFLQKRQAEEHWVHLHYYGLKDSRSEHERQYLFSQGHGLAENTELIKSPSEYLMMLMPPSIEEESDKPMAPSNVLSMAQLRTLPLADQIKILMKNVKVMPFANLMSLLGSGTDSTAVLRCIQQVAMLVQGNWVVKSDVLYPKDTSSPHSGVPAEVLCRGRDFVMWKFTQDRWVVRKEVAAVTKLCPEDVKDFLEHMSVARINKGWEFMLPYDEDFVKKHPDIVQRQHMLWMGIQAKLEKVYNLLKEHLTPKKQEAQSAHPLLVSGEQRVNMAKAKVKQNYGQLEKEFQKQKTEMKSNDASAKTDVSNIRIKEEPLSDEEPMDTSAYEGMNNGVVNGLHVEEDSTDALNGHLPGGCIDRVAQELKAFVSTTFKKQFVLTLSELKRLFNLHLASLPPGHTLFSGISDKMLQDMVLDTGCKQILVPFPPQTAASPDELKVYALWEAGDTYDQHRQVLLEIFSKNYRVRRNVIQNQLSQECGEDLNKQEVDRVLKDCCVSYGGMWYLKGTVQS from the exons ATGGCAAATGAAGAAGATGATCCAATTATACAAGAG attGACGTGTTCCTGGCCAGAAGTCTACTGGAGAAGCTGTATCTGTTTCAG TATCCTATTCGTCCAGCCTCCATGACGTACGATGATGTTACACATTTGTCAGCGAAgataaaaccaaagcagcaaaaG GTTGAACTTGAAATGGCCATTGATACTTTGAATCCTAACTACTGTCGCAGCAAGGGAGAACAGATTGCTCTCAATGTAGATGGCACGTGTACAGATGAAACAAGCACCTATTCCTC GAAGCTGATGGACAAGCAAACTTTCTGCTCTTCGCAAGCTGCGAGTAATGTTTCCCGCTATGCAGCTGCTGTTTATAAAAAAG GTGAACTTCACCTGACCCCACTACATGGAATTCTTCAGCTGAGGCCAAGCTTCACCTACTTGGACAAGGCTGATGCAAAACACCGAGAAAGAGAAGCTGCTAATGAAG GTGGTGATTCATCCCAGGATGAAGCTGAAGATGATGTTAAGCAAATTACT GTCCGATTCTCCCGCCCTGAGACCGAACAAGCTCGTCAACGACGTGTTCAGTCCTATGAGTTCCTGCAGAAGAGACAAGCGGAAGAGCACTGGGTTCATCTGCATTATTATGGCTTGAAG GATAGCCGCTCTGAACACGAGCGCCAGTATTTATTTAGTCAAGGTCACGGCCTTGCTGAAAACACGGAATTAATTAAATCTCCCAG tgAATATTTAATGATGCTGATGCCTCCAAGCATAGAGGAAGAGAG TGACAAGCCAATGGCTCCAAGCAACGTGCTTTCTATGGCCCAGCTGAGGACTTTACCCCTTGCTGATCAGATTAAGATCCTGATGAAGAATG TGAAGGTCATGCCATTTGCAAATCTGATGAGTTTGCTAGGCTCTGGCACTGACTCTACGGCAGTTCTCCGCTGTATACAGCAGGTGGCAATGCTGGTCCAGGGAAACTGGGTGGTGAAGAG TGATGTCCTCTACCCGAAAGATACTTCTAGTCCACATAGTGGAGTCCCTGCAGAAGTGCTCTGTAGAGGGAGAGACTTTGTT ATGTGGAAGTTCACACAGGACCGCTGGGTTGTGAGAAAGGAAGTGGCAGCAGTTACGAAA CTTTGCCCGGAAGACGTGAAAGACTTCCTAGAGCACATGTCTGTGGCAAGAATAAACAAAGGTTGGGAGTTCATGCTCCCTTATGATGAAGACTTTGTTAAGAAGCATCCAGATATAGTTCAGAGGCAACATATGCTGTGGATGGGCATTCAGGCCAA ATTAGAAAAGGTCTATAATCTCTTAAAGGAGCACTTGACACCAAAGAAACAAGAGGCACAATCAG CTCATCCGTTGCTGGTTTCTGGGGAGCAAAGGGTCAATATGGCTAAAGCAAAAGTCAAGCAGAACTACgggcagctggagaaggagttccagaagcaaaaaacagagatgaaatCAAACGATGCCTCAGCCAAGACAGATGTTTCCAATATCCGCATTAAAGAGGAGCCTCTGAGTGACGAGGAGCCAATGGACACCTCAGCTTACGAGGGCATGAACAACGGTGTTGTCAACGGCCTCCATGTAGAGGAGGATTCCACGGACGCTTTAAACGGCCACTTGCCTGGAGGCTGCATTGACCGGGTAGCCCAAGAACTGAAGGCTTTTGTGTCGACAACATTTAAGAAACAATTTGTACTCACCCTGAGTGAGCTTAAACGGTTGTTTAACCTTCACTTAGCCAGTCTGCCTCCAGGACATACGTTGTTCAGTGGCATTTCGGACAAAATGTTACAGGACATGGTGTTGGACACTGGCTGCAAACAGATTTTGGTGCCT TTTCCTCCGCAGACTGCTGCTTCACCAGATGAACTAAAGGTCTATGCACTTTGGGAAGCTGGTGACACTTACGATCAg catcGCCAAGTTTTGCTTGAAATCTTTTCGAAAAATTATCGAGTGCGCAGGAATGTCATCCAGAATCAGTTGAGTCAAGAATGTGGAGAAGATCTAAACAAGCAGGAGGTGGATAGAGTGTTAAAG gACTGCTGTGTGAGCTACGGTGGAATGTGGTATCTTAAGGGGACGGTGCAGTCTTGA